The following proteins are encoded in a genomic region of Vibrio tasmaniensis:
- the hisIE gene encoding bifunctional phosphoribosyl-AMP cyclohydrolase/phosphoribosyl-ATP diphosphatase HisIE, with protein sequence MSFEPVSLSKTEVGALSERIDWEKVDGLVPAIVQDYQSSQVLMMGYMNPAALEKTGETGQVTFFSRTKERLWTKGETSGNVLQLHNVALDCDSDTLLVKVNPIGPTCHTGTTTCWDGDKQEESQMVWLHQLEQLLAARKDADPESSYTASLYARGTKRISQKVGEEGVEVALAATSGDKAELVCESADLIYHLMVLLQDQGLSMDDVVNKLKERHK encoded by the coding sequence ATGAGTTTTGAACCCGTAAGCTTATCAAAAACAGAAGTAGGCGCATTGTCAGAGCGTATTGATTGGGAAAAAGTCGATGGCTTAGTGCCAGCGATTGTTCAAGATTACCAGTCTAGCCAAGTGCTGATGATGGGATACATGAACCCAGCAGCACTAGAGAAAACAGGCGAGACTGGCCAAGTGACGTTTTTCTCTCGCACCAAAGAGCGCCTTTGGACGAAAGGTGAAACGTCAGGCAACGTATTGCAACTGCACAACGTCGCCTTGGACTGTGACAGCGACACCTTACTGGTTAAAGTTAATCCCATTGGTCCAACGTGCCACACAGGTACAACAACGTGTTGGGATGGAGACAAGCAAGAAGAGTCTCAGATGGTGTGGCTTCATCAGCTTGAGCAGCTATTGGCTGCCCGCAAGGACGCCGATCCTGAATCTTCTTATACTGCCAGTCTATATGCCCGTGGCACCAAGCGTATTTCGCAAAAAGTGGGCGAAGAAGGCGTTGAAGTCGCGCTTGCGGCGACGTCGGGCGATAAGGCGGAGTTAGTGTGTGAATCAGCAGATTTGATTTACCACCTAATGGTTCTTCTTCAAGATCAAGGCTTATCGATGGATGATGTGGTAAACAAGCTGAAAGAGCGTCATAAGTAA
- the hisF gene encoding imidazole glycerol phosphate synthase subunit HisF, with translation MLAKRIIPCLDVRDGQVVKGVQFRNHEIIGDIVPLAQRYAEEGADELVFYDITASSDGRVVDKSWVKRVAEVIDIPFCVAGGIKSAEDAARILEFGADKVSINSPALANPQLITDLADKFGVQCIVVGIDSYFDKETGKYQVYQFTGDEARTKATKWETKDWVQEVQKRGAGEIVLNMMNQDGVRNGYDIDQLNMVRSVCNVPLIASGGAGAMEHFAEAYKKTNVDGALAASVFHKQVINIGELKQYLKQQDVEVRL, from the coding sequence ATGTTGGCAAAGCGAATAATCCCTTGTTTGGATGTCCGTGATGGACAAGTGGTTAAGGGCGTTCAATTCCGTAATCACGAAATTATTGGTGACATCGTTCCGCTAGCACAACGCTACGCAGAAGAGGGCGCTGATGAATTAGTATTTTATGACATCACCGCATCAAGTGATGGCCGTGTGGTCGATAAAAGCTGGGTGAAACGTGTAGCAGAAGTGATTGATATTCCTTTCTGTGTGGCTGGTGGTATTAAGTCTGCGGAAGATGCAGCACGCATTCTTGAGTTTGGTGCAGATAAAGTATCCATCAACTCGCCTGCATTGGCTAACCCACAGCTAATCACTGACCTAGCTGATAAGTTCGGCGTACAGTGTATCGTTGTCGGTATCGATTCATACTTCGATAAAGAGACGGGTAAATATCAGGTTTACCAATTCACAGGCGATGAAGCGCGTACCAAAGCAACCAAGTGGGAAACCAAAGATTGGGTGCAGGAAGTACAGAAGCGTGGCGCCGGTGAGATCGTGTTAAACATGATGAACCAAGATGGCGTTCGCAACGGCTATGATATCGACCAGTTAAATATGGTACGTTCGGTGTGTAATGTACCCCTGATTGCATCAGGTGGCGCAGGTGCAATGGAACACTTTGCTGAAGCTTATAAAAAGACCAACGTGGATGGAGCACTTGCGGCTTCGGTATTCCACAAACAAGTCATCAATATTGGTGAACTTAAACAGTATTTAAAACAACAAGATGTAGAGGTGCGACTATGA